Proteins found in one Sphaeramia orbicularis chromosome 8, fSphaOr1.1, whole genome shotgun sequence genomic segment:
- the mmp25a gene encoding matrix metallopeptidase 25a codes for MARAAGCGDGGGRHGDMERVYFRGMAQGQAEEEEVLTELVAGEPVTPQHVLRLNSYTNEYLCSPEDNIYNVSFSRFKIRDLDSGAVILDIKKHGPTEIQDVIELDTRRFIQYHFSPAFLALRAIGATLEFTVGSKALHHFRLIERHFFRNLLLKTFDFEIGFCIPHSRNTCEHIYCLPNIEPEIVEEMIASPFETRSDSFYFVNNKLIMHHKAEYSFSPRREGNPVNERGN; via the exons ATGGCAAGAGCAGCAGGATGCGGAGATGGTGGTGGTCGACATGGAGACATGGAACGGGTTTATTTCAGGGGAATGGCACAGGGAcaagcagaggaagaggaggtgttGACTGAGCTGGTCGCAGGTGAACCAGTAACACCACAGCATGTCTTAAGGCTGAACAGTTACACAAACG AGTACCTGTGTTCACCTGAGGACAACATCTACAATGTGAGCTTCTCTCGGTTCAAGATCAGAGACTTGGACAGTGGTGCCGTCATCCTGGACATTAAAAAACACGGTCCAACAG AAATTCAGGATGTCATTGAACTAGATACACGTCGGTTCATACAGTACCACTTCTCCCCAGCCTTCCTGGCACTCAGAGCCATAGGAGCTAC GTTGGAGTTCACAGTGGGCAGCAAGGCTCTACATCACTTTCGTCTAATTGAGAGACACTTCTTTCGAAACTTGCTGCTTAAAACCTTTGACTTTGAGATCGGCTTCTGCATCCCACACAGCAGGAACACCTGTGAACACATCTATTGCTTACCCAACATCGAACCGGAGATAG TTGAGGAAATGATTGCCAGCCCGTTTGAGACGCGCTCGGACAGTTTCTACTTTGTCAACAACAAGCTCATCATGCATCACAAAGCGGAATACTCCTTTAGTCCACGGCGAGAAGGAAACCCAGTTAATGAACGAGGAAACTAA